GCTTACTTTCTATAATTATTTTTAGAGATTTATGTATTAGTACCGGGATCAATCGCAAGTTCAGTAGCGCGATCTCTTCTACTCCCAGCAACATCAATCGCAGCTTTCCAATTAGCTGAGCAATTTTATCGGTGTGGTTCTCAAGCGGAAGAAGTTTATATTAACCGTTTCCAAAGTCGATACATCAGTCTTTTTAGTTCTGTATCGGTAAGTGTGTCTAAATTGTCACTGCTACCCGGAGTGTACAGTCGAGTTCAATTCTAGATTCTGATTTTTAGACACGGAGTGGACCCTATGGGTTGTTTTGTTACTATGTTGTTGTTCTACTCTTTTTTATTTCCCTGTTAGTATATTTCTTCTATGGAAAAATAGATTTTCTCTTCAATTACAagaccaattgctttcaaaGGTTCAGCGGGTAAAGATTATTGTTGTCCGTCTTCGACTCACAGAATGGGGAACTATGCTCATAATATGTTCCTATTCGGCTCTAGTTAACCAGAACCCACTCAATATACATCAGTGCAAAATTGTccttaaatatgtttttatttgattattcCAGATTGTAGGCAACGCAATATCGTTTGCTGCTTTATCCGGAAGCAgacaaaatattgaaagtgatGAGATTGCTAACGTAACAATTGCATCAGAATATACCAAAATGATATCAACTACAGCATCACAATTCGCAAACCGCAGCGAATATTACCACTGCGGAGTGAACGACTGTCAAGATCCCGAGATTGTGGAAGAAAACCTGAATCAATATGTTCCTCCTGACAAAATAAGCACTTATATTCTTGTTTCGGCAGCTTGTGGAATCAACTTGATTTCATTCGTAATACACGCTTTCATTTACCCCGGGATTGGAAAATTTGGACACAAACTCTACAACTTGGACAAAGAAATTTCTCTTTTTCTAAAACCAAATGCTTCGTCGACAAGTTTGCAGTTTGCAATCGATGACGATGTTgatcaaaaaaataacaataaagaAACAGACGTTCCCGCTATTTCCAACAAAAAAGAGAATTATGATAACCCAGCATTTGTCCTAGATTCACAAGATTTTACGACGGCAAAAAAAACCAACGATGAAACCAATTCTACTTCGAAGACCGATGCTGTTCATATTGATGAAAAGTCTATGGATAGTCATAATGAGGTATCAATCATATTACAATCATCAGCAAATTTTACTAAGTCATTAAAACATCATCAAACATAACCCTTGGGTTTCGCTAGTACAGTCCAGATGTTCCACAAGTTCACATTCAAATCCGTTAGACTACATTATTCAATGTATATTGTCCCCTTTTTGTCCCCAGATTTAAATCGAAGCGGGCGCGAGGCACCCTTAGATACGTCGATGTAAGAATTTGGAATAGCATATAGAGATTAGAACTGACTACATATTGAATGTTGATTGGTTGGTCTGATTTGTGGAGTCTGACTCTAGTTTCGACCGACAAGAGTTTTGCACGTGAAGTTCGTGAACCCAAGCTATCAATCTGACGATAGCCACCGGCAGTGCAGAATAGATAACTTACTAGTTTCCACCAATATGCATACAGAATACAAATCTCAAGACTAGACTATCATTGAAAAGATATTGAGCAGTATACAAACAGCGAACCAATATTAAAAACGTGATCTCATGACTGAGGTCAAAACAGAAACTCAATCAGCTCAATACGAGTAATTATGTACGTTTCACGACTGAGAACTAAATAGCGTAACAAAgcgtatattttaatttgataatgacagGACGAAACATGTTCATGGGAGCTAAAGTTGTGTAATATGTTCCTACGAAAATTATTATTAGAATTTCGAGGAAAAAGTTACTTTGTTTGTCATAATTTTAACTATAatttgggtaaattttgggaGTTGATGCTATAAATATACCTTACAGCATTAAGTCATAACTAAAACACAATTACGCAATCACTTACACTCCTTTTTTTCTTCATATCTATGTCTGGCCATCTCCCAATATCATGCTCTTATGATTTCAACGTCTCGCGGCCAGATTGTGGATCTTAAATTTTGTACTATCCATTGATATATTTTAAGGTTTGTGAAATAGACATTTCTTGTCAAGCTACCAGTACCGTTATGAGTACTTCTCTATTACTCTAGAGTTCGATCTATTATAGGTACTAGATCTGATTTGTTGTATGCAACTTTCTCTCTGAGTTCTTTTCTAAAAAGATCTAGTTAGCCAAAATTGCCAGAACAGCATTGCATCAAAAAATATACAGGGAATTTCCTTATACTGATCATGCACGACAAATTGTTGTATTTTGAAGTTTAATCAAACAGCAATTGCAAGGTGATCGCTGGCAAGTAGGCCAAATGGTCATTTCGGGGTTATCCTGTCCATTTCGAACAAaggcataaatatatatagatataaatgaataaaagtttGATTATTCGTACGGATGATAATTTAGATTTCCAATTTAAAGGATCGTGATGGGTATTGGACAACATTAAAGAAAACTGGAAAGTTTTTTATTCGACCCCAATCAATGCTGATTGGCCTCACTCCAGTACGTAATGGGATGATTGTTGGATTCATATTTTCTGACATAACAAGAGCTTACGCTTCGTGTGTTGGCGGTGTGCAACTCGtaagttatttattattattatcatgtTATCCATACTTTATCGTATTTACTACTCTgtatatactaaaatataaaaaaaaaaatggagacattttttttcaatgttggcAAAAGATTTGGTCCGCATAATTCTAAGAAAAATGAAATACCTATATATTAAAACCTTCTTGAAAACATTTTCAGTTTGCAGATACTTTAAATTGAAAGGGTTTGTTAAAGAGAGAATAAAATACAAATCTTATCACAACAACAATCCCATTTAAGATTATAGGACatgaaatgtacatatggatcgttttgttattacgtTGTTGTTCTCCTTCTTCATTTCCTTGTTACGAAAAATTtctcgcttttctcattaaatACTGGACCGATTGCCTTCAAAtatttagtggttaaagatgcattttttgctagaaggctattacttttatttatttcaaagatttCTGTGGGCTATATGGGATTTGTTTtttgcgatgacgtcatcgaacGTAAAagttgcgcaccttgtggcggtagtctactgtgacagattgtatCCGCCTAcaacttcgttttggctttcgtgtttatatatttgattatcactctcttgtttttttctaAGAGACTTTAATCTGATATATCATCCTTGGGTATACATATATTAAATGCCTGCGagatggtatatatatatttctatacaGACAGGACTTATCGCCATGACGTTTGGATCAGCTGGAATTCCGGTGTCTCTACTCTACGGCCATTTAGTAAAATATACAGGACGAAACGCTATCATGATAGCAGGTTTTCTACTTGAAATGTCCGTTTACATCGGTTGCTACTTATGGGTTCCGGATCCTGATacaatatattttgtgtttttcatatttattggacacggaaCTGTGAACGCAATGTTGTATATAACAGTTAATGGTGAGTGAACTGTTAATGATATTTCAGATTTGTTCTACGACGATAGTGAGTCAGCAATTTGAGGAAAATGTATGAAAGAGCATGGGGACATTACTCGAAGTCATTATCGGAAATTTGCTTTATTGCTGTGGTCAACATAAATGTTCTGGTGGACCTAATTCACTCTTTATCATTTTCTATGGCAtgattgtttaatttttctatGACTGATTCTTTGTTTTTACAGTTGTTTATAACGAATACTTCCCAACTGAATCCCACATAGCTACAAATGTATGGAACTTCTGGATTCAGGGAGCAACAGGATTACAGTTTGCGTTGAGCACGTTCATGTG
This genomic interval from Styela clava chromosome 15, kaStyClav1.hap1.2, whole genome shotgun sequence contains the following:
- the LOC120334214 gene encoding protein unc-93 homolog A-like isoform X2, which codes for MATTDIQVKQRRKIRRKINFYFYSLVLGTVLSFSSAVALQSLQTSINIEGNVGSIALTSAYFGSVVYSLFVAPITMKRFGTGLNLVISDVSYLIYCASNYYPEIYVLVPGSIASSVARSLLLPATSIAAFQLAEQFYRCGSQAEEVYINRFQSRYISLFSSVSIVGNAISFAALSGSRQNIESDEIANVTIASEYTKMISTTASQFANRSEYYHCGVNDCQDPEIVEENLNQYVPPDKISTYILVSAACGINLISFVIHAFIYPGIGKFGHKLYNLDKEISLFLKPNASSTSLQFAIDDDVDQKNNNKETDVPAISNKKENYDNPAFVLDSQDFTTAKKTNDETNSTSKTDAVHIDEKSMDSHNEDRDGYWTTLKKTGKFFIRPQSMLIGLTPVRNGMIVGFIFSDITRAYASCVGGVQLTGLIAMTFGSAGIPVSLLYGHLVKYTGRNAIMIAGFLLEMSVYIGCYLWVPDPDTIYFVFFIFIGHGTVNAMLYITVNVVYNEYFPTESHIATNVWNFWIQGATGLQFALSTFMCMVDKIYLGMAFLTFSILMRCGVSAPKE
- the LOC120334214 gene encoding protein unc-93 homolog A-like isoform X1, yielding MATTDIQVKQRRKIRRKINFYFYSLVLGTVLSFSSAVALQSLQTSINIEGNVGSIALTSAYFGSVVYSLFVAPITMKRFGTGLNLVISDVSYLIYCASNYYPEIYVLVPGSIASSVARSLLLPATSIAAFQLAEQFYRCGSQAEEVYINRFQSRYISLFSSVSIVGNAISFAALSGSRQNIESDEIANVTIASEYTKMISTTASQFANRSEYYHCGVNDCQDPEIVEENLNQYVPPDKISTYILVSAACGINLISFVIHAFIYPGIGKFGHKLYNLDKEISLFLKPNASSTSLQFAIDDDVDQKNNNKETDVPAISNKKENYDNPAFVLDSQDFTTAKKTNDETNSTSKTDAVHIDEKSMDSHNEDRDGYWTTLKKTGKFFIRPQSMLIGLTPVRNGMIVGFIFSDITRAYASCVGGVQLTGLIAMTFGSAGIPVSLLYGHLVKYTGRNAIMIAGFLLEMSVYIGCYLWVPDPDTIYFVFFIFIGHGTVNAMLYITVNVVYNEYFPTESHIATNVWNFWIQGATGLQFALSTFMCMVDKIYLGMAFLTFSILMYGVAEFRHRKNKTQEEKHVEDTAWNVTKL